The following are encoded together in the Thunnus albacares chromosome 7, fThuAlb1.1, whole genome shotgun sequence genome:
- the LOC122986272 gene encoding spexin prohormone 1-like, producing MALIVMMFAVTLVSHCWSAPQRRNWTPQAILYLKGAQKHHSVLERNTREEGDTLHIVTHNQSSDGPVMSLASSFLLELLQRAVEEDRDDPGFYPDEQEVNLTYL from the exons ATGGCTCTGATAGTCATGATGTTTGCTGTGACGCTGGTTTCTCACTGCTGGAGCGCTCCACAG CGGAGAAACTGGACTCCACAAGCCATCTTATACCTAAAAGGCGCAC AGAAACATCATTCAGTGCTGGAGCGCAACACCAGAGAAGAAGGAGACACTTTACATATAG TGACTCACAACCAGAGCAGCGATGGACCCGTAATGTCTTTGGCTTCATCTTTTCTTCTGGAGCTTCTCCAGCGAGCTGTGGAAGAAG ATAGAGATGATCCAGGTTTTTATCCAGACGAACAAGAGGTGAATTTGACTTATTTGTGA